From Cardiocondyla obscurior isolate alpha-2009 linkage group LG09, Cobs3.1, whole genome shotgun sequence, one genomic window encodes:
- the Axo gene encoding axotactin isoform X2, with amino-acid sequence MIYRENRILGILVLLNVIVKMPANQTVSPKTDIVEEIEEFTTTKRIVPDRCLVKTEPGPCKHYVHKWTFNKAEGKCRTFPYGGCLGNENRFNSEAECLYYCVGGADHTLPPYLVTKGNVFVATSTTTMSTSPPTTTSTPRPTFTPPKPTKPPVPKHLRGKELTFMESGHEKTFMFAQSNTFIQLDGPGIKTFQLRLCREISFKFRTKLPHGLLVYHSVKDRPESLDPYALYVIVEKGQLKIVHVFGKQSTSLTVGQGLNRDEWHSVLVRIDVHGAKLIARVDDKKAETTLKVLERIVNYGVSDELASVVLIGGLSSEERLHGVKYIIESFVGCIRDMVLSSGKSASDLLPIQPLIATKHENVKEGCIDKCRTRENLCFVAEQCVNHYNSLTCDCFGTNYEGERCDVYTATILTLRGSSYVSFRVYDWKDRVHSSVNRISLAFKTKWDNSALFYASGEIDGTPHYIAASIVNGSVHVELDFGHNSKISTTLGDYVTSDHWNNLTIFHNGSSVYVSLDDEVKVLEVPGENWDMIIDPEIYIGGGPELHKKKGLLSHNNFAGSLKYVFFNDKSIIYELKRSNPMVHYIGVLEPEYYEANVEVIPITYPFAGSHIWWPIERTDSLKLNFDFKSSKPVAIVASGEVKSNRGVGYWELRQVNDEIRFHLIPVKNENITVSTSVKFPPYNTSWHAVELNYTKGELNILLDYRNKQHKLFSMAFELGDKVIIGSGKSNAGLVGCMREIRVNGQRIEPRYVINTKRVVGEVALDNCQFVDPCKRPNTCEHGGKCSVKEDRITCDCTDTGYIGKNCHFAQYRKTCEELALLGYTQDDVYKIDIDGNGRFPPALVKCEFQSIEDSTKTIVEHNLPSQVDVRSITESDFSFNITYRQFTAEMLQELISHSLYCSQYVKYDCYKAPLELHSATWFLGSKGTTVDYIGNVNRGSCPCGMNRTCVNSNLSCNCDVSAGNAGKWLSDEGYYETPDSLGITGMVFLQQRDLEEDARGRITLGPLECVETNTQKYVVTFTTSQSYIEVPGWRKGDIAFSFRTTGEKAILLYQPPIRSNYPSFMVALTSEYRLTFNFTLNTGTNRELQVESRRKLNNGEWQKIWIDYNDYHVRFMINTDFLMVDLLPEEEFGPFEGSMFIGGATAEHLKTSSVRQGLIGCFRGLVVNGEILDIHSYMSVHLSEIIKDCKPSCQPNKCQNGARCVELWSNFECVCENRWAHLGTYCETNINNKALTFTSPGAFLKKNYFGSDDNEERLQLKSMLLENILINLRTYDTHSLILYANDHLNNFVHLYISNGTNIVYLFNAGNEIKNITVENPNVNTGISVQIAIIRGENWTTLYVNEYNVTLNATPVLLDTYSNKPWTNSEKEVLAPQRPPAPPTDYFQVNLGGFDPDNLLRVGKKGALIQGYIGCLRGLMIGKYLVDLPSLASEANHEGSKGVLPNCQMKCDAMPCKNLGICTEDFGRQESSCNCELTSYFGEHCADEKGADFSGDSVLQREFELEGEVNQLKVQLAFSTNELRQRTTALLLVQTDNKSYYLLVALTSEGQLIFEEDRDGSAAGVRLSDRNFLNGARHSVYYVRDNNTATLLIDREPVQLLPIPGIPIPDEDETPGSTEIQLGGLNTTDSRFIAYKGYTGCLSNVVISINGGPDMKPLEEYMLFTKQGSETVRATIPAGVRSAQCAVFHVQPGGLEPPKNDSVGRDKAWVEDPPERILYKSQYSGATQEEQGAGTYIFIALCCVFVTAVIVCIYEVWRSARKDRQRRRDAASGAVGASPSGSQRWQSQQYTDSLVTAAGVKTIGFKNVMDDDKRPNGTHVKVANAKEYKPLPNTEPKDSINDKKVHIKADEEPEKKELLGVNTGIVIKPVKPNPFSMEDLREEPELEEREEEEEEEEEEEDTQEPEADENKDQPQEHQQEEQKDASNQDDELLVMPVRNKTAGEATLTDKLDSNETQVLLETNFSVTGLNEIKTERIAPKTNVTAKSTMPKRPMSLDLNAPINFRKLRGTAQPEKVTVKLINGDEESLQSRGGAYAGVTYHAPNN; translated from the exons ATGATCTACCGCGAAAACAGGATCCTCGGGATCCTCGTCTTGCTCAACGTAATCGTAAAGATGCCGGCGAATCAAACGGTCTCGCCGAAAACGGATATAGTcgaagaaatagaagaatttaCCACGACGAAAAGGATTGTGCCCGACAGATGTCTTGTCAAGACAGAGCCAGGCCCCTGCAAGCACTACGTTCACAAATGGACCTTCAACAAAGCTGAAGGAAAATGTCGGACTTTCCCTTACGGCGGCTGTTTAGGAAATGAAAATCGATTTAATTCGGAAGCAGAGTGTCTCTATTATTGCGTCGGTGGGGCTGACC ATACCCTACCGCCTTATCTTGTGACAAAGGGCAACGTATTCGTCGCAACGAGCACTACGACCATGAGTACTTCACCACCGACAACGACTAGTACCCCACGACCGACATTCACACCTCCGAAACCAACAAAACCACCAGTGCCTAAGCACCTACGAGGAAAG GAATTAACTTTCATGGAATCTGGTCACGAGAAAACATTTATGTTCGCACAAAGTAACACTTTCATTCAACTCGACGGTCCTGGAATCAAAACCTTTCAATTAAG ACTATGTCGCGAGATATCCTTCAAGTTTCGCACCAAACTTCCACACGGTTTACTAGTTTATCACAGTGTCAAAGATCGCCCAGAAAGCCTTGACCCTTACGCCCTTTATGTGATAGTAGAGAAGGGTCAACTGAAAATTGTTCATGTATTCGGCAAACAGTCGACTAGTTTAACAGTCGGCCAAGGGCTGAACAGAGACGAGTGGCATAGCGTTCTCGTGAGGATCGACGTACACGGGGCTAAATTAATAGCCAGAGTCGACGATAAGAAGGCCGAAACTACTCTAAAAGTTTTAGAACGTATCGTTAATTATGGAGTATCTGATGAGCTCGCTTCAGTTGTTCTTATTGGAG GACTAAGTTCCGAAGAACGATTACACGGAGTAAAGTACATAATAGAATCCTTCGTTGGATGCATCAGGGATATGGTTCTGAGTTCCGGAAAATCCGCCAGCGATTTGCTGCCCATTCAACCGTTAATCGCGACTAAACACGAAAATGTGAAGGAAGGATGTATAGATAA GTGTAGAACACGAGAGAACTTGTGCTTCGTCGCCGAACAATGTGTGAATCACTACAACAGTTTAACGTGCGATTGTTTCGGCACGAATTACGAGGGTGAACGTTGCGATGTGTACA CCGCGACTATACTAACACTGAGAGGCTCCTCATACGTGTCCTTTCGCGTGTACGATTGGAAGGATCGTGTTCACTCGTCTGTCAACAGGATCAGCCTCGCTTTTAAG ACTAAATGGGACAACTCCGCCTTATTTTACGCTTCCGGCGAGATCGACGGCACGCCGCATTACATTGCGGCTTCAATTGTAAATGGATCAGTCCACGTTGAACTCGATTTCGGGCACAATTCGAAAATCTCCACCACGCTGGGCGATTACGTAACGTCTGATCATTGGAACAACCTGACTATATTTCACAATGGATCTTCCGTTTACGTTAGCTTGGACGACGAAGTTAAGGTACTAGAAGTACCGGGAGAAAATTGGGATATGATAATCGATCCTGAGATATATATCGGTGGCGGGCCAGAGCTTCACAAGAAGAAGGGTCTTCTGTCGCACAATAACTTTGCTG GTTCCTTAAAATACGTATTCTTTAACGACAAATCAATCATATATGAATTAAAGCGCTCCAACCCTATGGTGCATTACATCGGTGTGCTGGAGCCAGAATATTACGAGGCCAATGTCGAAGTTATTCCGATCACGTATCCTTTCGCGGGTAGTCACATTTGGTGGCCGATCGAGCGAACCGACTCGCTAAAGttaaatttcgattttaaaagCTCGAAGCCAGTCGCAATTGTTGCTTCAGGCGAAGTAAAAAGCAATCGCGGTGTTGGTTACTGGGAG TTACGTCAAGTCAACGATGAAATTCGTTTCCACCTGATACCAGTTAAAAATGAGAATATTACTGTGTCAACGTCAGTGAAATTTCCGCCTTACAACACTTCGTGGCACGCGGTCGAGCTCAATTACACAAAAGGCGAGCTCAATATCCTTCTCGATTACAGGAATAAGCAACACAAGCTCTTCTCTATGGCGTTTGAATTAGGCGATAAGGTCATTATAGGAAGCGGTAAAAGTAACGCGG GTCTGGTGGGATGTATGCGCGAGATACGAGTGAACGGTCAGAGAATCGAACCTAGATACGTAATCAACACTAAGAGAGTAGTCGGGGAAGTTGCTTTAGATAACTGTCAGTTTGTCGACCCGTGTAAGAGACCAAACACTTGCGAGCACGGCGGCAAGTGCTCGGTGAAAGAAGATAGGATTACGTGCGATTGCACGGACACAGGATACATCGGGAAGAACTGCCATTTCG CGCAATATAGAAAAACGTGTGAAGAACTGGCCCTCTTGGGTTACACGCAAGACGACGTTTACAAAATCGACATCGACGGAAACGGCCGATTCCCGCCCGCTTTAGTAAAGTGCGAGTTCCAATCGATCGAAGATTCGACGAAAACGATCGTCGAGCACAATTTACCATCCCAAGTGGACGTCAGATCTATTACCGAGAGTGACTTTTCTTTCAACATCACGTATAGGCAGTTTACCGCCGAGATGCTGCAGGAGTTGATCTCCCACTCGCTTTATTGCAGCCAATACGTAAAGTACGATTGTTACAAGGCACCCTTGGAGCTGCACAGTGCTACATGGTTCTTGGGCTCCAAAGGTACCACCGTCGATTACATTGGAAATGTTAATCGCGGATCCTGTCCGTGTGGCA tGAACAGAACGTGCGTAAATTCTAATTTGAGTTGTAACTGCGACGTGTCTGCCGGAAACGCCGGTAAGTGGCTATCGGACGAGGGATACTACGAAACACCCGACTCTTTAGGCATCACCGGAATGGTATTTTTACAACAGAGAGATCTCGAGGAAGATGCCCGGGGACGTATCACTCTGGGACCATTGGAATGTGTTGAAACGA atacGCAGAAATACGTGGTAACGTTCACGACGTCGCAATCGTATATCGAAGTGCCTGGTTGGAGGAAAGGTGACATAGCATTCAGCTTTCGAACGACAGGCGAGAAAGCTATTCTTCTGTATCAGCCACCAATTCGGAGCAATTATCCTTCTTTTATGGTTGCTCTAACGTCGGAATATCGATTGACCTTTAATTTCACCCTGAATACCGGTACAAATCGCGAATTACAAGTGGAAAGTCGACGTAAATTGAATAACGGCGAATGGCAAAAGATTTGGATCGACTACAATGACTACCATGTGAGATTTATGATCAACACTGATTTTTTAATGGTGGATTTATTACCCGAGGAAGAATTTGGACCTTTCGAGGGATCTATGTTCATCGGCGGTGCTACTGC aGAGCATTTAAAAACTTCTTCCGTTCGGCAAGGTCTCATTGGCTGCTTTCGCGGTCTCGTTGTTAACGGAGAAATATTAGATATTCACAGTTATATGTCGGTGCATCTGTCGGAAATTATCAAAGACTGCAAGCCCTCGTGCCAACCTAATAAGTGTCAGAACGGCGCTAGATGTGTCGAGTTGTGGAGTAACTTCGAATGCGTGTGTGAAAATCGATGGGCACATTTAGGCACTTATTGCGAAACAA ATATCAACAACAAAGCACTGACATTTACCTCGCCAGGTGCTTTCTTGAAGAAAAACTACTTCGGATCGGACGACAATGAGGAAAGGCTACAGCTGAAAAGCATGCTGCtggaaaacattttaattaatttacgaactTACGACACCCATTCTCTAATACTTTATGCGAACGATCACTTGAATAATTTCGTACACCTCTACATTTCAAATGGCACTAATATCGTATATCTGTTCAACGCTGGCAACGAGATCAAAAATATCACCGTGGAAAATCcaa ACGTTAACACGGGAATTTCCGTGCAGATTGCTATAATTCGAGGCGAAAATTGGACTACATTGTACGTGAACGAGTACAACGTCACCCTGAACGCGACACCGGTCCTCTTAGATACATATTCGAATAAACCTTGGACAAATTCAGAGAAAGAAGTTCTCGCACCACAGAGACCGCCTGCACCTCCAACTGACTATTTCCAG gtAAATTTAGGAGGATTCGACCCTGATAATTTGTTAAGAGTCGGAAAGAAAGGTGCCCTAATTCAAGGTTACATTGGCTGCTTGCGAGGTCTTATGATCGGCAAATATCTCGTCGATCTACCGAGCTTAGCCAGCGAAGCAAATCACGAAGGGAGTAAAGGTGTTTTACCGAATTGTCAAATGAAATGCGACGCAATGCCATGCAAGAATTTAGGGATTTGCACGGAGGATTTCGGCAGGCAGGAGTCTTCCTGCAATTGCGAACTGACGTCCTACTTTGGCGAACATTGTGCCGACG AAAAGGGCGCCGATTTCAGCGGAGATAGCGTACTTCAGCGCGAATTCGAGCTCGAGGGCGAAGTGAACCAATTGAAAGTTCAGCTAGCATTCTCAACGAACGAACTACGACAGCGTACCACCGCGTTGCTGCTAGTACAGACTGATAACAA GAGCTACTACTTGCTGGTGGCTTTGACGTCCGAGGGACAGCTCATCTTCGAAGAGGACAGAGACGGCTCTGCAGCTGGAGTACGTCTGAGCGATCGGAATTTCCTGAACGGCGCACGTCATAGCGTCTATTACGTTCGCGATAACAACACGGCCACTCTCTTA ATCGACCGTGAGCCCGTTCAATTGCTGCCGATTCCAGGAATACCGATACCAGACGAGGATGAAACTCCGGGTTCTACGGAGATACAGCTTGGTGGATTAAACACCACCGATTCGCGATTTATCGCCTACAAAGGATATACTGGCTGTCTCAGTA atgtcGTGATATCAATCAACGGAGGCCCCGATATGAAACCGTTAGAGGAATACATGCTCTTTACGAAACAAGGCAGCGAAACTGTACGAGCAACGATACCAGCCGGCGTCAGAAGCGCTCAATGTGCGGTCTTTCACGTTCAGCCAGGTGGTCTTGAACCACCCAAAAACGATAGCGTG GGCCGTGACAAAGCATGGGTCGAGGATCCGCCGGAAAGAATTCTGTACAAATCGCAATATTCCGGCGCCACTCAGGAGGAACAAGGAGCAGGAACATACATCTTTATCGCCCTATGTTGCGTCTTCGTGACCGCGGTAATCGTATGTATTTACGAGGTGTGGCGAAGTGCACGTAAGGATCGTCAACGACGCCGCGACGCAGCCTCCGGAGCAGTTGGAGCCTCTCCTTCGGGCTCGCAAAGGTGGCAGTCGCAGCAGTACACGGATTCCCTGGTCACGGCAGCCGGCGTGAAAACGATCGGGTTTAAAAATGTGATGGACGACGATAAAAGGCCAAATGGAACTCACGTGAAAGTGGCTAATGCCAAAGAATACAAACCACTGCCGAATACGGAACCCAAAGACTcgataaacgataaaaaagttCACATTAAAG CAGACGAAGAACCAGAGAAAAAGGAGCTCCTAGGGGTAAATACAGGCATCGTCATTAAACCTGTGAAACCAAACCCATtc TCAATGGAAGATCTGAGGGAAGAACCCGAATTGGAAGAACgtgaggaagaagaagaggaggaagaagaggaagaagataCTCAGGAACCGGAGGCGGACGAGAACAAAGATCAGCCGCAGGAACATCAGCAAGAGGAACAAAAGGACGCGAGTAATCAAGATGACGAACTTCTCGTTATGCCGGTAAGAAACAAGACGGCAGGAGAAGCTACCTTGACTGACAAATTGGACTCGAACGAAACGCAGGTCCTCCTCGAGACGAACTTTTCCGTGACAGGGTTGAACGAGATCAAAACCGAGCGTATAGCACCAAAAACGAATGTTACAGCGAAGAGTACTATGCCGAAGAGACCGATGAGTCTCGACCTCAACGCGCCGatcaattttcgaaaattacgCGGAACAGCTCAGCCTGAGAAGGTCACGGTAAAATTGATCAATGGCGATGAGGAGAGTCTGCAGTCTCGAGGTGGAGCCTACGCCGGCGTTACATATCACGCTCCGAACAATTGA